In Deltaproteobacteria bacterium, the sequence CGTGCCCGCCGGGCAGCGAGGCCGCCAACGCGCCCGGCGGTCAGCCGGGTTGCTGCGCGCCGGGCTCGCTGTCGATGTCCGACTTCAACTGCGCGGGCAGCGTCGACGACTCGGCGCAGGTTTGGATCCGCATCGATCAGGCCGCGGAGCAGTGCGTCGAGTACACCGTGAACTACGAGTTCTAGCGCACCCAGAGCGCCGCGGTCGTCACTCGTCGGCCGCCCCGCCGGCGCTGGCCAGCTGATCGGCGCTGATCTTCGCAGGGTCGAACTTCGCCGCCGCGGCGGTCATGCGCGCGATGACGTCGTCGAAGTCACCGCCGGCGCCCTTGTCGAAGCGCAGCGGGTTGATGCGCGCCACCACGAACGCGCGCAGGTAGGGGCTTTCGAGGCCACGCTGCTTGCAGCGCTCGACCGCCGCAGTGACTTCGTCGTCGAGCCCCAGCACGGCGGCGGCCCGGGCGTCGCGCACCGCCAGCGCCTCGGGCAGCGGCGCGGCCAAGAACGCGTCGACACGCCGCAGCACGGGGTTGTACGCGCCACCCGAGAAGCGTCCGCGCTGCTCGTAGCAGGCGCCCAACGTCACCAGCGACGGTTCCTCGAACTCCAGCGCGAACTCCTGCTCCGGCCGCGGATCGAGCTCGGCCAGCGACCGCGCCATCCGGATCACTTCGAGCGCCTTCTCGCGGAGGTTGTGGGCCTTCTCGGTGTTCAGCGCGAGGATCTTGTAGGCGACTTGGTACTGCGGCACGAGCAGCGCGACGATCGCCTTGGCCCCGAGGTTCTTCATCGCCGACAGGCGATGGTTGCCATTGGGCGTGAGGTACACGCCGTCGTCACCGCGCACGACCACGATGGGATCGAGGAACCAGTCGAGCTTGTCGATCACCTCGCCGAGTCGCTTGACGTGGGTCGCCGAGAGATCGCGCTGGAACGGCGTCGGTGCCACGCGGTCGATCGGCAGCGACACGAGCAGGGTGACGTGACCACCCAGGGGATCGCGGTAGCGCGCCAGCACCTGCCCGCCGTCGGCCTCGACCCGACGCGCCAGCTCGGGCTCGGCGTCGGCGGCGAGCAGCTCGTCGGACCCGAGGCCCCGCGAGCCCGCCTCGACCGCCGCCTTCTTGCGCGAGGTCTTCCTCTTCGCGGTGCTGCCCTCGGAATTGCTGGCCGCCTTGCTGGCCTTCTTGCTCGCCTTCGCCATCTCGAACTCCGGCCCCGCACGCGGCCGGGCCCGGCGAGGTTGGCCCCGAACCGTGTGGCGCGACAAGTGCTCGGACGATCAGCGCGGCCGCAGACGACCGCGACGGCGCAGCTCGTCGACGATGCCGACCACGGCGCCGTCGACGGCAACGTTGGCCTCGAAGTGGAGCGCCGCGCGCTCCCCTGCACCATCGGCGCCGAGGTGAACGGCGAACACGGGCGCCGGCGCGACCAGTGTCTCGATCGCCCGGTGATCCGCTAGCCCGATCACGTTGGTCGTCGACACGACCAACATGCCGGCGTCGAGCAGTAGGTGTGCGACCTCGCCGAAGCGTCGCACCAGCTCGTCGCGGTCGTCGAGCGCGAGGTCGGCGTCGACACCGAGGAAGACGTTCTTCCCGTCGAGGAGGTAGGCGTGGTGGCCGCTGCGCGCCAGCACGGACTCCAGCGCGCGCGCGAGCGCGTGCTTGCCGACGCCGTGGCCGCCCGTGATCATCACGAGGGTCGCGGGGTGGCCGTTCTGCTCTGCGCGCTGGCCGGCGGTGATGTCGCCGCGCACCCACTCGACGTCGCGCAGGCGGCTGTGCATGCGCAGTGCGTGCTGCTCGTCCGGCACCAGCTCGCGCACGATGCCGCCGCCCGCGATGTCGTAGCCGTCGACGATGACGAAGCGACCGGTGGCCTCGTTGTCCTCGTTCCGATCGAACGCGATCGCGTGGCGCGTCACCAGCTCGAGGTCGGCGACGTCGTGTCGATCGACCCGCGGCTTGTCGCCGTGGGTCTGCAGATCGCTGGCGTCCAACACGCGGTGGATCTGCGCGATACGGACCTCGGTCGCCGCCGTCGCCAGCTTCAGCTTGTACACGCGACTGGGCTCCATCGCCCGCCTCCCAAGC encodes:
- a CDS encoding ParB N-terminal domain-containing protein — its product is MAKASKKASKAASNSEGSTAKRKTSRKKAAVEAGSRGLGSDELLAADAEPELARRVEADGGQVLARYRDPLGGHVTLLVSLPIDRVAPTPFQRDLSATHVKRLGEVIDKLDWFLDPIVVVRGDDGVYLTPNGNHRLSAMKNLGAKAIVALLVPQYQVAYKILALNTEKAHNLREKALEVIRMARSLAELDPRPEQEFALEFEEPSLVTLGACYEQRGRFSGGAYNPVLRRVDAFLAAPLPEALAVRDARAAAVLGLDDEVTAAVERCKQRGLESPYLRAFVVARINPLRFDKGAGGDFDDVIARMTAAAAKFDPAKISADQLASAGGAADE